ACAAACGGGTTGAAACTCAACGACAAACTCAAACAAGCGTATGACAAAGCCTTGTCACTCGGTCTACGTTTTACATCAGGATTCCGTTCTGGTTCAACAGGACCGAGCGGGAAGCCTGATAGCCATTCCCAAGGCATGGCGATGGACTTCGCCGGGTCAAAAGAGCAAATGGACCAATTTGCAAAATGGGCGAAAACGTCACCGTTATTTACGGAAGTGTTATGGCAAACTGCGGGTCACTATGATCACGTACATGTTGGGTGGCAAGAAGGGAAACACCAAGCCGGGAAAATGTATGTAGGTGACAAAACGTTAATTGATAGACCTAAGGGTGATGGTGGCGGGGATTTAACAACGTCTGGTGGCGGGGCTACGTCTTCGTCAAATGGTGACAAGACTTGGATACATACAGCATTTACAGGTATTGTACGTGCTGTCATCATTATTCTCTTTTTAATCATTGCACTATATTTCTTCTTCCAAGCGTTCCCTGATTTAAAAATAAAGTTATAAGGAGTGACAATCATGTCAAAATTCGATGAAAAGACCTGGAGGGAAT
This genomic interval from Bacillus cereus ATCC 14579 contains the following:
- a CDS encoding D-Ala-D-Ala carboxypeptidase family metallohydrolase; its protein translation is MADTNGLKLNDKLKQAYDKALSLGLRFTSGFRSGSTGPSGKPDSHSQGMAMDFAGSKEQMDQFAKWAKTSPLFTEVLWQTAGHYDHVHVGWQEGKHQAGKMYVGDKTLIDRPKGDGGGDLTTSGGGATSSSNGDKTWIHTAFTGIVRAVIIILFLIIALYFFFQAFPDLKIKL